From the genome of Oscillospiraceae bacterium:
GTACGTCATGGGCAAAGGGTGCAGTGCTCAGTCTTTGAGTGCCTGTTGGATCCTGGACAGTGCAAAGCACTGCAGGCGGCGCTCTGCAGAATCATCAATATGGAAAAAGACAGCCTGCGTTTTTATTATTTGGGTGACCATTATCAAACAAAAATTAAACATTTCGGGGTAAAAGCAGGCTATGAACCAGAGGGCGTACTGATAATGTAGCAGCAAGTGCGAACTGTAAACACTCAAAGAAATGCGGACTGTTCGCACCGAAAAAGAGTGCAAATTTAGAAAGATCAGGAATACAAAGGCAGAGAAATACGCTGCTTTTTTGAAAAGGAGGATGAGATTGTATTGTAAAATACAAAAATGCACAAAACCATGATAAATAATTGTGCATTTTCGCTGTCGCTCCCTATTGCGGGGAGCGTGGATTGAAATCCATATAGTCCATCAAATGACCGACCGGATTTTCGTCGCTCCCTATTGCGGGGAGCGTGGATTGAAATGGATCAGCGTGTTTTGCGAACATGTAGGCCACAGTCGCTCCCTATTGCGGGGAGCGTGGATTGAAATTGTATCCCCACACCGCTCACCGCATCATAGCTGTGTCGCTCCCTATTGCGGGGAGCGTGGATTGAAATAATTTTATCGTTTTGTAAAATTAAAGTCCTGTTTGTCGCTCCCTATTGCGGGGAGCGTGGATTGAAATCAGACCATACCCAGCCGAACCAGCCGGCCACGGGTCGCTCCCTATTGCGGGGAGCGTGGATTGAAATCCCAGTGCCGATTGTG
Proteins encoded in this window:
- the cas2 gene encoding CRISPR-associated endonuclease Cas2; amino-acid sequence: MLVLITYDVNTTDGEGKKRLRQVAKQCVRHGQRVQCSVFECLLDPGQCKALQAALCRIINMEKDSLRFYYLGDHYQTKIKHFGVKAGYEPEGVLIM